In Pseudoduganella albidiflava, a single window of DNA contains:
- a CDS encoding bifunctional diguanylate cyclase/phosphodiesterase, translating into MLSPRSLARRVSGSRLSSFGLSSFRPSRSWLPAAWPLLAVLACAAYWLVMDAQLRHDRMLAERDAMREVRSYAEAYEQYLTRSLSQMEQVAVQLRHAWEQPGQLDLAALRRDGMFIDAAFVEVAIVDAAGRVVSSIPRRGRAVLEGDDPALRHHRQNNSSALLIGAVPGKVDNPGESAQRQRQVRMTLRLESPDNEFAGMVSLVIGADYLTAFYNERVLGRHGLVALVADHGGVRLEGQGGAGRGSLFSMPPPLAGGDGGALLAGAQFTDDAPRLLAWHRSAVYPVVAVAGKTTVEALASAAEGAAAVRRVWAVISAGMLFASLALAFATKRHMARRDAEEEVRLAYRTATENAKDGFYMAQAVRDTIGAVVDFVVVDCNERGASFYGVGRDDLVGRRISLIEREHGGPMLDAYHAAMHAGIYEDERQMPAGRRMQITWGRRRIVRVGNGLAITLQDISERKAYESELLYLANYDSLTGLPSRPWVSRFVPQAIGEAAQRDGTLALLLVDLDGFKHVNETHGHDAGDDLLKQAALRLGGLLRPQDIVARLGGDEFVVVISPGGADEELAAIGGRVAAALSRPYDLGTARYAISASIGISCYPRDGEDAATLLKHGGIALAAAKREHGGRYRFFDPDLYIAATARAQLRHSLQGALAARQFELYYQPRVNLATGRLCSMEALLRWRHPELGMVPPAKFIPIAEECGLIGPIGQFVIEEACRQMALWRGAGLAVVPVSINVSAHQFGHGGVHAHLAMHLARHHLAGAMLEVEITESAMFAEGVDVQGELAALRGLGVRLHVDDFGTGYSSLAQLQRLNMDVLKIDRAFTSELTVSPEGRVLFQAIVSMAKALDMAVVAEGVETAGQLAELIALGCDEGQGYLFAAPLPARQAAGLLARPQLMSVLAGPEELAVQATQVAN; encoded by the coding sequence ATGCTCTCCCCCCGCTCCCTTGCGCGTCGCGTTTCAGGCTCCCGGCTGTCAAGCTTCGGGCTGTCAAGCTTCCGGCCGTCGCGCTCGTGGCTGCCGGCCGCCTGGCCGTTGCTGGCCGTGCTGGCCTGCGCCGCCTACTGGCTGGTCATGGATGCCCAGCTGCGGCACGACCGCATGCTTGCCGAACGCGACGCCATGCGCGAGGTGCGCTCCTATGCGGAAGCCTACGAGCAGTACCTGACGCGCTCGCTGAGCCAGATGGAACAGGTCGCCGTCCAGCTCAGGCATGCGTGGGAGCAGCCCGGCCAGCTGGACCTGGCGGCGCTGCGCCGCGACGGCATGTTCATCGATGCCGCCTTTGTCGAAGTGGCCATCGTCGATGCCGCGGGCAGGGTGGTGTCGTCGATTCCGCGCCGCGGCCGCGCCGTGCTGGAGGGCGACGACCCGGCCTTGCGCCATCACCGGCAGAACAATTCCAGCGCGCTGCTGATCGGCGCGGTGCCGGGCAAGGTGGACAATCCGGGCGAGAGCGCACAGCGGCAGCGGCAGGTTCGCATGACGCTGCGCCTGGAATCGCCGGACAACGAATTCGCCGGCATGGTATCGCTCGTGATCGGTGCCGACTACCTGACCGCGTTCTACAACGAGCGGGTCCTGGGCCGGCACGGCCTGGTGGCGCTGGTGGCCGACCATGGCGGCGTGCGCCTCGAAGGGCAGGGCGGCGCCGGGCGCGGCTCGCTGTTCAGCATGCCGCCGCCGCTGGCGGGCGGCGACGGCGGCGCGCTGCTGGCCGGTGCGCAATTCACCGATGACGCACCGCGCCTGCTGGCGTGGCACCGTTCCGCGGTCTATCCGGTCGTCGCGGTGGCGGGCAAGACCACGGTCGAGGCGCTGGCTTCCGCCGCGGAAGGCGCCGCCGCGGTGCGCCGGGTCTGGGCCGTGATCTCGGCCGGCATGCTGTTCGCATCGCTGGCGCTGGCGTTCGCCACGAAGCGCCACATGGCACGCCGCGACGCCGAAGAGGAAGTGCGCCTCGCCTACCGCACCGCCACCGAAAACGCCAAGGATGGCTTCTACATGGCGCAGGCCGTGCGCGACACGATCGGCGCGGTGGTCGATTTCGTGGTGGTCGACTGCAACGAGCGGGGCGCCTCGTTCTACGGCGTGGGCCGCGACGATCTGGTGGGCCGGCGTATCTCGCTGATCGAGCGCGAACACGGCGGGCCGATGCTGGACGCCTACCACGCCGCCATGCACGCCGGGATCTACGAGGACGAGCGGCAGATGCCGGCCGGCCGGCGCATGCAGATCACGTGGGGGCGCCGCCGCATCGTACGGGTCGGCAATGGCCTGGCCATCACGCTGCAGGACATCAGCGAGCGCAAGGCCTACGAGAGCGAGCTGCTGTACCTGGCCAACTACGATTCGCTGACCGGCCTGCCCAGCCGGCCATGGGTCAGCCGCTTCGTGCCGCAGGCGATCGGCGAGGCGGCGCAGCGCGACGGCACGCTGGCGCTGCTGCTGGTGGACCTCGACGGCTTCAAGCATGTCAACGAAACGCACGGCCACGACGCCGGCGACGACCTGCTGAAGCAGGCCGCGCTGCGCCTGGGCGGGCTGCTGCGGCCGCAGGATATCGTGGCGCGCCTGGGCGGCGACGAATTCGTGGTGGTGATCTCGCCCGGCGGCGCGGACGAGGAACTGGCCGCGATCGGCGGCCGGGTGGCTGCGGCGCTGTCGCGCCCCTATGACCTGGGTACCGCGCGCTACGCGATCAGCGCCTCGATCGGCATCAGCTGCTACCCGCGCGACGGCGAGGATGCCGCCACGCTGCTCAAGCATGGCGGCATCGCGCTGGCCGCCGCCAAGCGCGAGCACGGCGGCCGCTACCGCTTCTTCGATCCCGACCTGTATATCGCCGCCACGGCGCGCGCCCAGCTGCGCCACAGCCTGCAGGGTGCGCTCGCGGCGCGGCAGTTCGAGCTGTATTACCAGCCGCGCGTGAACCTGGCCACCGGCCGGCTGTGCAGCATGGAAGCGCTGCTGCGCTGGCGCCACCCGGAGCTGGGCATGGTGCCGCCGGCGAAGTTCATCCCCATCGCCGAAGAGTGCGGGCTGATCGGCCCGATCGGGCAATTCGTCATCGAGGAGGCGTGCCGGCAGATGGCGCTGTGGCGCGGCGCCGGACTGGCCGTGGTGCCGGTGTCGATCAACGTGTCGGCCCACCAGTTCGGCCATGGCGGCGTGCATGCCCACCTGGCGATGCACCTGGCCCGGCACCACCTGGCCGGCGCCATGCTGGAAGTCGAGATCACCGAATCGGCCATGTTCGCCGAGGGCGTGGACGTGCAGGGCGAGCTGGCGGCCTTGCGCGGCCTTGGCGTGCGGCTGCATGTCGACGACTTCGGTACCGGCTATTCGTCGCTGGCCCAGCTGCAGCGGCTGAACATGGATGTGCTGAAGATCGACCGCGCCTTCACCTCGGAGCTGACGGTGTCGCCGGAAGGGCGGGTGCTGTTCCAGGCCATCGTGTCGATGGCGAAGGCGCTCGACATGGCGGTGGTGGCGGAAGGCGTGGAAACGGCCGGCCAGCTGGCCGAGCTGATCGCGCTGGGCTGCGACGAAGGGCAGGGCTACCTGTTCGCCGCGCCCCTTCCGGCCCGCCAGGCGGCGGGATTGCTGGCACGGCCGCAACTGATGTCGGTACTGGCCGGTCCAGAGGAACTTGCAGTGCAAGCAACGCAAGTTGCAAATTAA
- a CDS encoding CYTH and CHAD domain-containing protein, whose translation METELKLKVAQGDLDRVRDHALLAGLAGATPEEHQLNDTYFDTPQLDLWRNGLTLRVRGDGDRWIQTVKTAQGGSAGLHERGEWECLLAGPEPDPVTLARQVKPKRIAELLRAPNIVNALRPVFNNTTRRTQWNLVLPDGQQVECSLDAGDIHVGGRNAPIGELELELKRGDPTPLFALALSLHQDIPLQIANDSKAARGYALLDSGLPAPVKALPVHLAKKMRLEEALQCMGLNCLQQLEANVPGVLEGSVESLHQMRVGLRRLRALLDMFEEVAPLPEPVRDSLEWLSGELGAARDWDVLAGSTLARVKGAELGSLVASAELRARELHRALLPTLRQPRYTQLILQLNGWFHGRQWRVDGMPKDSPLRQRAHEAMAPLLHKAQQRLKKRIAALDENDAAARHRVRIAAKKARYAAEFFHDLLPAKASKRYIGALSALQDKLGLLNDLAVADTLLAELAARGPADEIRYARGYVIATSEAESHHLRTALDDIARLKLVK comes from the coding sequence ATGGAAACGGAACTGAAACTGAAAGTGGCCCAGGGCGACCTGGACCGGGTGCGCGACCATGCGCTGCTCGCCGGCCTGGCCGGCGCCACGCCGGAAGAACACCAGCTGAACGACACCTACTTCGACACGCCCCAGCTCGACCTGTGGCGCAACGGCCTGACGCTGCGCGTGCGCGGCGACGGCGACCGCTGGATCCAGACCGTCAAGACCGCCCAGGGCGGCTCGGCCGGCCTGCACGAGCGCGGCGAGTGGGAGTGCCTGCTGGCCGGCCCCGAGCCGGATCCGGTGACCCTGGCGCGCCAGGTCAAGCCGAAGCGCATCGCCGAACTGCTGCGCGCGCCGAACATCGTCAATGCGCTGCGCCCCGTGTTCAACAACACCACGCGGCGCACGCAATGGAACCTGGTGCTGCCCGATGGCCAGCAGGTCGAGTGCTCGCTCGATGCCGGCGATATCCACGTGGGCGGGCGCAACGCGCCGATCGGCGAACTGGAACTGGAACTGAAGCGGGGCGACCCCACGCCGCTGTTCGCGCTGGCCCTGTCGCTGCACCAGGATATCCCGCTGCAGATCGCCAACGACAGCAAGGCCGCGCGCGGCTATGCGCTGCTCGACAGCGGGCTGCCCGCGCCGGTGAAGGCGCTGCCCGTGCACCTGGCGAAGAAGATGCGGCTCGAGGAAGCGCTGCAATGCATGGGCCTGAACTGCCTGCAGCAGCTGGAAGCCAACGTGCCCGGCGTGCTCGAAGGTAGCGTGGAAAGCCTGCACCAGATGCGCGTGGGCCTGCGCCGGCTGCGCGCCCTGCTCGACATGTTCGAGGAAGTGGCGCCGCTGCCGGAACCGGTGCGCGACAGCCTGGAATGGCTGTCCGGCGAACTCGGCGCGGCACGCGACTGGGACGTGCTGGCCGGCTCCACGCTTGCCAGGGTCAAGGGCGCCGAACTGGGTTCGCTGGTCGCCAGCGCGGAACTGCGCGCCAGGGAACTGCACCGCGCGCTGCTGCCCACGCTGCGCCAGCCCCGCTACACGCAGCTGATCCTGCAACTGAATGGCTGGTTCCACGGGCGCCAGTGGCGCGTGGACGGCATGCCGAAGGATTCGCCGCTGCGCCAGCGCGCGCACGAGGCGATGGCGCCGCTGCTGCACAAGGCGCAGCAGCGCCTGAAGAAGCGCATCGCCGCGCTGGACGAGAACGACGCGGCGGCCCGCCACCGGGTGCGCATCGCGGCCAAGAAAGCGCGCTATGCCGCCGAATTCTTCCATGACCTGTTGCCGGCGAAGGCGTCGAAGCGCTACATCGGCGCCCTGTCCGCGCTGCAGGACAAGCTGGGCCTGCTGAACGACCTGGCCGTGGCGGACACGCTGCTGGCCGAGCTGGCGGCGCGCGGCCCGGCCGACGAGATCCGCTATGCGCGCGGCTACGTGATCGCCACGTCCGAGGCGGAAAGCCACCATCTGCGCACGGCGCTGGACGACATCGCGCGCCTGAAGCTGGTCAAGTAA
- a CDS encoding glycoside hydrolase family 43 protein encodes MQPTILASALLAASFFLPAAHAATPAKSVPMPPGVWSPDQGDGTYVNPILAGDYSDPDVVRVGDDFYLTASSFTNVPGLPVLHSKDLVNWTLIGYALARNVPDAHHAVPRHGGGVWAPAIRHHGGRFLIYYPDPDFGIFMVSATDPKGPWTAPVLVDDTKGAIDPAPFWDDDGQAWLVHGFAGSRAGFKNVITLKKMSADGKRTLGGEKRIIEGDKLPKVATSEGPMPWFTTEGPKLYKRKGWYYVFVPSGSVKGGWQGVFRARDIEGPYEGRNVMDQGDTPVNGPHQGAWVDTPAGEDWFVHFSDADSYGRRVYLQPMRWGADGWPVIGAQQGNKPYGAPVARHRKPKVAAQPVAIPVTNDEFDDGHHLGWQWMANPAADWLDPAVKGKLRLKAASSPANLWEAGHLLTQKLPGMAFSVTTSVELKPGGQPGERAGLLAYGYDYAWIGLENTAAGQRLVQVTRLDADLAVNKGKVRQSSETVLVAPVEVKGTVHVRMAFSPVVVPEPAPDMSATPAPPPYWHSMLRSTHAKVTFSYSLDGVNFQPLGTAFTTQPGRWVGTQVGLFAQAPGGTPSNTATRAGYAEFDYFRFSR; translated from the coding sequence TTGCAACCGACGATCCTCGCCAGCGCGCTGCTGGCCGCCAGCTTCTTCCTTCCCGCGGCCCATGCCGCGACGCCCGCCAAATCCGTACCGATGCCGCCCGGCGTCTGGAGCCCCGACCAGGGCGACGGCACCTACGTCAACCCGATCCTGGCCGGCGATTATTCCGATCCCGACGTGGTGCGGGTCGGCGACGATTTCTATCTGACCGCGTCGAGCTTCACCAACGTGCCGGGCTTGCCGGTGCTGCACTCGAAGGACCTGGTGAACTGGACGTTGATTGGCTACGCGCTGGCACGCAATGTCCCCGACGCGCACCACGCGGTGCCCCGCCATGGCGGCGGCGTGTGGGCACCGGCGATCCGCCACCACGGCGGGCGCTTCCTCATTTACTACCCGGACCCGGACTTCGGCATCTTCATGGTCAGCGCCACCGATCCGAAGGGGCCGTGGACGGCGCCGGTACTGGTCGACGACACGAAGGGCGCGATCGATCCCGCGCCGTTCTGGGACGACGACGGCCAGGCATGGCTGGTGCACGGCTTCGCCGGCTCGCGGGCCGGCTTCAAGAACGTCATCACGCTGAAGAAGATGAGTGCCGACGGCAAGCGCACGCTGGGCGGCGAAAAACGCATCATCGAAGGCGACAAGCTGCCGAAGGTGGCCACGTCGGAGGGCCCGATGCCGTGGTTCACCACCGAGGGGCCGAAGCTGTACAAGCGCAAGGGCTGGTACTACGTGTTCGTGCCATCCGGCTCCGTGAAGGGTGGCTGGCAGGGGGTGTTCCGCGCCCGGGACATCGAGGGGCCGTACGAGGGGCGCAACGTGATGGACCAGGGCGATACGCCGGTCAACGGCCCGCACCAGGGGGCGTGGGTCGACACGCCGGCCGGCGAAGACTGGTTCGTGCATTTCTCGGATGCCGATTCCTACGGCCGGCGCGTGTACCTGCAGCCGATGCGCTGGGGCGCGGATGGCTGGCCGGTGATCGGCGCGCAGCAGGGCAACAAGCCGTACGGCGCGCCGGTCGCGCGCCACCGCAAGCCGAAGGTGGCCGCGCAACCCGTCGCCATCCCCGTCACGAACGATGAATTCGACGACGGCCATCACCTGGGCTGGCAGTGGATGGCCAACCCGGCGGCGGACTGGCTCGATCCGGCGGTGAAGGGCAAGCTGCGCCTGAAAGCCGCGTCGTCGCCGGCCAACCTGTGGGAAGCGGGCCACCTGCTGACGCAGAAGCTGCCGGGCATGGCGTTCTCCGTCACCACCTCGGTGGAACTGAAGCCCGGCGGGCAGCCGGGCGAACGCGCCGGCCTGCTGGCATACGGCTATGACTACGCATGGATCGGCCTGGAAAACACGGCGGCCGGCCAGCGCCTGGTGCAGGTCACCCGCCTGGATGCCGACCTGGCCGTCAACAAGGGCAAGGTGCGGCAGAGTTCCGAGACGGTGCTGGTCGCCCCGGTCGAAGTGAAGGGAACGGTGCACGTGCGCATGGCGTTCAGCCCGGTAGTGGTGCCCGAGCCGGCGCCGGACATGAGCGCGACGCCGGCGCCGCCACCGTACTGGCATTCGATGCTGCGCTCCACGCACGCGAAAGTCACCTTCAGCTACAGCCTCGACGGCGTGAACTTCCAGCCGCTCGGGACGGCCTTCACCACGCAGCCGGGCCGCTGGGTCGGCACCCAGGTGGGGCTGTTCGCGCAGGCGCCCGGCGGCACGCCGTCGAACACGGCCACGCGCGCCGGCTATGCCGAGTTCGATTATTTCCGGTTCAGCCGTTGA
- a CDS encoding MHFG family PEP-CTERM protein, translating to MSTLVASAVVATAMLSNCSWNHPGRNPYRGTVSEAVSRYIDIPAPVRTRLIAKIESGQADDTAAIMRDTIAGKYDYSPQITDMHFGQRTVCGAVTRDEWAATRREMGKVYCVDNHCLIVPKICGNISRVHRVAGEGGGGGIGGGAAPATVAVPRAAAPGWVRAASPDEVAAADSMAEMATTPMTQLSGFASPFGTASYAPDLTSRNPSTDTGLAQPGPAPSPVPEPATFGMLGAGLAVVYGVIRRRARREAAQGA from the coding sequence ATGTCCACTCTGGTTGCCAGTGCCGTCGTTGCCACCGCCATGCTGTCGAACTGTTCCTGGAACCATCCGGGCAGGAATCCGTACCGCGGTACCGTCAGCGAAGCGGTGTCGCGCTATATCGACATCCCCGCGCCGGTGCGCACCCGCCTGATCGCCAAGATCGAGAGTGGACAGGCCGACGATACGGCGGCCATCATGCGCGACACCATCGCCGGCAAGTACGACTACAGTCCGCAGATCACCGACATGCATTTCGGCCAGCGCACCGTGTGCGGCGCCGTCACGCGCGACGAGTGGGCGGCCACGCGGCGGGAAATGGGCAAGGTCTATTGCGTCGACAACCATTGCCTGATCGTGCCGAAAATCTGCGGCAACATCAGCCGCGTGCACCGGGTGGCCGGCGAGGGCGGTGGCGGCGGGATCGGCGGTGGGGCGGCGCCCGCCACGGTGGCCGTGCCGCGCGCGGCCGCGCCGGGCTGGGTGCGCGCCGCTTCGCCGGACGAGGTGGCAGCGGCCGACTCGATGGCGGAAATGGCCACCACGCCGATGACCCAGCTGTCCGGGTTCGCTTCGCCGTTCGGCACCGCCAGCTACGCGCCGGACCTCACGAGCCGCAATCCGTCGACCGACACCGGGCTGGCGCAGCCGGGCCCGGCGCCTTCGCCGGTACCGGAGCCGGCCACGTTCGGCATGCTGGGTGCCGGCCTGGCCGTGGTCTACGGCGTGATTCGCCGCCGTGCCCGTCGTGAAGCTGCTCAAGGCGCATAA
- a CDS encoding hemolysin family protein, producing MSEIALVTARKGKLMKLASEGDHAAAAALELGEDPTRFLSTIQIGITSIGILNGIVGESVLARPLSLWLASLGVGQEAAGIMATAGVVIVVTYVSIVIGELVPKRLGQIAPEVVARLVARPMQSLATVTRPFVMLLTGSTHAILRLMGVRQTSQSSVNKEEIHAMLEEGSESGAIEQQQHDMVRNVFRLDDRKLGSLMIPRSDIVFLDMRLPVEDNVARLIESEHSRFPVCDGGLANVLGVVTAKQALAVMAKGQVPDFAAIAQPATYVPETLTGMGLLEQFRASGMQMVFVIDEYGDIEGIVTVQDMLEALTGEFTPRNEEEAWAVQHPDGSWLLAGTIPVHELKDRLGLRYVPEEEKGHYHTISGMIMLLLGRLPMAGDLVEWENWRFVIAGMDDKRIDKVHASFIGAIEPTPADS from the coding sequence ATGTCGGAAATCGCGCTGGTCACGGCGCGCAAGGGAAAGCTGATGAAGCTGGCGAGCGAGGGCGACCACGCCGCCGCCGCCGCGCTGGAGCTGGGCGAGGATCCGACCCGGTTCCTGTCCACCATCCAGATCGGCATCACCTCGATCGGCATCCTGAACGGGATCGTCGGCGAGTCGGTGCTGGCCAGGCCGCTGTCGCTCTGGCTGGCGTCGCTCGGCGTGGGCCAGGAAGCGGCCGGCATCATGGCCACGGCCGGCGTCGTCATCGTCGTCACCTACGTGTCGATCGTGATCGGCGAACTGGTGCCCAAGCGGCTCGGCCAGATCGCGCCGGAAGTGGTGGCCCGGCTGGTGGCGCGGCCGATGCAGAGCCTGGCCACGGTGACGCGGCCGTTCGTGATGCTGCTGACCGGTTCCACCCACGCGATCCTGCGCCTGATGGGCGTGCGTCAGACGTCGCAGAGCAGCGTCAACAAGGAAGAAATCCACGCCATGCTGGAGGAAGGCTCGGAGAGCGGCGCGATCGAACAGCAGCAGCACGACATGGTGCGCAACGTGTTCCGGCTCGACGACCGCAAGCTGGGCTCGCTGATGATTCCCCGCTCCGACATCGTCTTCCTCGACATGCGCCTGCCCGTCGAGGATAACGTGGCGCGGCTGATCGAGTCGGAGCATTCGCGCTTTCCCGTCTGCGATGGCGGCCTGGCCAACGTGCTGGGCGTGGTCACCGCCAAGCAGGCGCTGGCCGTGATGGCCAAGGGGCAGGTGCCCGACTTCGCCGCGATCGCCCAGCCCGCAACCTATGTGCCGGAAACGCTGACCGGCATGGGCCTGCTGGAACAGTTCCGCGCCAGCGGCATGCAGATGGTGTTCGTGATCGACGAGTACGGCGACATCGAAGGCATCGTCACCGTGCAGGACATGCTGGAAGCGCTGACCGGCGAATTCACGCCCCGCAACGAGGAAGAAGCGTGGGCGGTGCAGCATCCGGACGGCTCCTGGCTGCTGGCCGGCACGATCCCGGTGCATGAACTGAAGGACCGCCTGGGCCTGCGCTACGTGCCGGAGGAAGAGAAGGGCCACTACCACACGATCAGCGGCATGATCATGCTGCTGCTGGGCCGCCTGCCGATGGCCGGTGACCTGGTCGAGTGGGAAAACTGGCGCTTCGTCATCGCCGGCATGGACGACAAGCGCATCGACAAGGTCCACGCTTCCTTTATCGGCGCGATCGAACCGACGCCTGCCGATAGCTGA
- a CDS encoding glycoside hydrolase family 2 protein — MKTFVIALLAVLAWPLSGVAGAAPATAAAAAAQPAAQTAADFRPADSRSTDLRPPDLRPQFLLTGAPSRDSQDLSGQWTYSKDLYRTGLTDINGWVAKSRMQRYRDVDVAAEEARATTDFYEFDMDRAPQVSIPGAWNAATPAMRHYDGLVWFQRKFKSPAPDGGRAFLRFEAVNYRAYVYLNGKEIGRHEGGFTPFVLEVTGALRGGENRLTVGVDSTHDAQSIPTFITDWDLYGGITRPVRLIRTPATFIDDATLALKADGRIAGEVRLQGEKAAGQRVTVAIGTLASATATTDANGRAVFDIKAPAKLERWSPDTPVLYDVRFAAAGDTVSDRMGFRTIAVQGSQILLNGKPLFLRGISLHEEEFGPNPARNMTEQASRALLTEIRQGLGANYVRLSHYPHSETTLRLADEMGLLVWSEIPVYWTVDWENPAVLRKALAMQAETIYRDRNRAAVVMWSVGNETPVSPARTAFHGAMADNVRALDPTRLVSAALLVERGKENGEDVTVIKDPLVDKLDVLAVNTYAGWYGNDTLDALPGLKWQVPADRPLILSEFGADALAGYRNDGMKKFTEEYQAEYYRKTLAMADRIPTLRGMSPWILKDFQSPRREHPVFQNGWNRKGLVSETGVRKQAFGVLAEYYRGKAAAAGK, encoded by the coding sequence ATGAAGACATTCGTGATTGCCTTGCTGGCCGTGCTCGCCTGGCCCCTGTCTGGCGTTGCCGGCGCAGCACCCGCAACGGCAGCGGCAGCGGCAGCGCAGCCCGCCGCGCAAACCGCCGCTGACTTTCGGCCCGCCGATTCCCGGTCGACTGACCTGCGCCCCCCCGACCTGCGGCCCCAGTTCCTGCTGACGGGCGCACCCTCGCGCGACAGCCAGGACCTGTCCGGCCAGTGGACATACTCGAAGGACCTGTACCGCACCGGCCTCACCGACATCAACGGCTGGGTGGCCAAGTCGCGCATGCAGCGCTACCGCGACGTGGACGTGGCGGCCGAGGAAGCACGCGCCACCACCGATTTCTACGAGTTCGACATGGACCGCGCGCCGCAGGTGTCGATTCCCGGCGCGTGGAACGCGGCCACGCCGGCCATGCGCCACTACGATGGCCTGGTCTGGTTCCAGCGCAAGTTCAAGTCGCCGGCGCCGGATGGCGGGCGGGCCTTCCTGCGCTTCGAGGCCGTCAACTACAGGGCCTACGTGTACCTGAACGGCAAGGAGATCGGCCGGCACGAAGGCGGCTTCACGCCGTTCGTGCTGGAAGTGACCGGCGCGCTGCGCGGCGGCGAGAACCGCCTGACGGTCGGCGTCGATTCCACCCACGACGCGCAATCGATCCCCACCTTCATCACCGACTGGGACCTGTATGGCGGCATCACACGGCCGGTGCGGCTGATCCGCACGCCGGCCACCTTCATCGACGACGCCACCCTGGCCCTGAAGGCCGATGGCCGGATCGCCGGCGAAGTGCGGCTGCAGGGAGAGAAGGCGGCCGGGCAGCGCGTCACCGTTGCCATCGGCACGCTGGCCAGCGCCACCGCCACCACCGACGCGAACGGCCGCGCCGTCTTCGATATCAAGGCGCCCGCGAAGCTGGAGCGCTGGTCGCCGGACACCCCCGTGCTGTACGACGTGCGCTTCGCCGCGGCGGGCGACACGGTGAGCGACCGCATGGGCTTTCGCACCATCGCCGTCCAGGGCAGCCAGATCCTGTTGAACGGCAAGCCGCTGTTCCTGCGCGGGATTTCGCTGCACGAGGAGGAGTTCGGGCCGAACCCGGCGCGCAACATGACGGAGCAGGCGTCGCGCGCGCTGCTCACCGAGATCAGGCAGGGACTCGGCGCCAACTACGTGCGGCTGTCGCACTATCCCCATTCGGAAACCACCTTGCGGCTGGCCGATGAAATGGGCTTGCTGGTGTGGAGCGAGATCCCGGTCTACTGGACGGTGGACTGGGAAAACCCGGCCGTGCTGCGCAAGGCGCTGGCGATGCAGGCCGAAACCATCTACCGCGACCGCAACCGCGCCGCCGTGGTCATGTGGAGCGTGGGGAATGAAACCCCGGTGTCGCCGGCCCGCACGGCGTTCCATGGCGCCATGGCCGACAACGTGCGCGCGCTGGACCCGACCCGGCTGGTCAGCGCCGCGCTGCTGGTCGAACGCGGCAAGGAAAACGGCGAGGACGTCACCGTCATCAAGGACCCGCTGGTCGACAAGCTCGACGTGCTGGCCGTGAACACCTATGCCGGCTGGTACGGCAACGACACGCTCGATGCGCTGCCGGGACTGAAGTGGCAAGTGCCGGCCGACCGGCCGCTGATCCTCTCCGAGTTCGGCGCCGACGCGCTGGCCGGTTATCGCAACGATGGCATGAAGAAATTCACCGAGGAGTACCAGGCCGAGTACTACCGCAAGACGCTGGCCATGGCCGACCGGATTCCCACCCTGCGCGGCATGTCGCCCTGGATCCTGAAGGATTTCCAGTCGCCGCGCCGCGAACATCCGGTGTTCCAGAACGGCTGGAACCGCAAGGGCCTGGTGTCCGAGACCGGTGTGCGCAAGCAGGCGTTCGGCGTGCTGGCCGAGTATTACCGCGGCAAGGCCGCCGCGGCGGGAAAGTAA